In Candidatus Goldiibacteriota bacterium HGW-Goldbacteria-1, a single genomic region encodes these proteins:
- a CDS encoding ferrous iron transport protein A: MKMSELKAGDKAVIISVDAKGEVGQRLLDMGLVKGTKFKAVRKAPLGDPLEIKLRGFIMALRVKEAELITVEKTGEKGDGVPMRSGKEKRNA; the protein is encoded by the coding sequence ATGAAGATGTCTGAACTTAAAGCCGGGGATAAAGCTGTAATTATATCTGTGGATGCGAAAGGCGAAGTGGGACAAAGGCTTCTTGATATGGGGCTTGTAAAAGGGACTAAATTTAAAGCTGTAAGAAAGGCGCCTTTGGGCGACCCGTTAGAGATAAAGCTGCGAGGCTTTATTATGGCGCTGCGCGTTAAAGAAGCGGAACTTATAACCGTGGAGAAAACAGGTGAAAAAGGGGACGGTGTCCCTATGCGCTCCGGAAAGGAAAAACGCAATGCCTGA
- a CDS encoding DUF454 domain-containing protein, with protein sequence MLLAGKKGDIKIKKFGNILFIATGHVSLAFGVAGIFLPVLPTTPFLLLSAACYAKGSKTFYDRLTRHKTFGPYINGYLNGKGMAIKAKICSISFMWIFMTVSALFFVPVLGFKIALFIIAAAVTVYIIRQPVKKGEINGE encoded by the coding sequence ATGCTTTTAGCAGGTAAAAAAGGGGATATTAAAATTAAAAAATTCGGAAATATTCTGTTTATAGCAACCGGCCATGTTTCTTTGGCTTTTGGTGTTGCGGGTATATTTCTGCCTGTCCTTCCAACCACTCCTTTTCTGCTTTTGTCGGCCGCCTGCTACGCTAAGGGTTCAAAAACATTTTATGACCGGCTTACGCGGCATAAAACTTTTGGACCGTATATAAACGGCTATCTTAACGGCAAAGGCATGGCAATAAAGGCAAAAATATGTTCTATAAGTTTTATGTGGATTTTTATGACTGTTTCAGCTTTATTTTTTGTGCCGGTTTTAGGCTTTAAAATCGCGTTGTTTATAATTGCGGCCGCAGTTACGGTTTACATTATTAGACAGCCGGTAAAAAAGGGGGAAATAAATGGGGAATGA
- a CDS encoding diguanylate cyclase — MKICVPSEGNQGLKSEVYGHFGSAPFFITYDTESKKTEIIINSNEHHEHGSCNPVAAIAGKGVDAVVCAGIGAGAMHKLNAAGIKVYCGDYKLAEDCVNAVINKEAVEMTADKACGGHSCGH; from the coding sequence ATGAAAATCTGTGTTCCGTCCGAGGGTAATCAGGGTTTAAAATCAGAAGTGTACGGTCATTTTGGAAGCGCTCCATTCTTTATAACTTATGATACAGAAAGTAAAAAGACAGAGATAATAATAAATTCTAACGAGCATCATGAACATGGCTCCTGCAATCCGGTTGCCGCCATAGCAGGAAAAGGCGTGGATGCAGTTGTATGCGCGGGTATAGGGGCAGGCGCAATGCATAAACTTAATGCCGCGGGAATTAAAGTTTATTGCGGCGATTATAAGCTTGCAGAAGACTGCGTTAACGCGGTTATTAATAAAGAAGCTGTTGAAATGACGGCAGATAAAGCCTGCGGCGGGCACAGCTGCGGTCATTAA
- a CDS encoding CoA-binding protein, with protein MGAKEKVVVIGASHKPERYSYKAIQALLNSGHEVIPVNPGLKEVLGLQVVNSIADIKGSVDTVTLYVGSERLVQMADEIIALKPKRIIANPGAESEVMRKAAEKNGIDYEEACTLVLLSTGQF; from the coding sequence ATGGGAGCAAAAGAAAAAGTAGTGGTCATAGGCGCCAGTCATAAGCCGGAAAGGTATTCATATAAGGCAATACAGGCGCTGTTAAACAGCGGGCATGAAGTAATACCAGTAAATCCGGGGTTAAAAGAGGTGCTGGGGCTTCAGGTGGTAAACAGCATTGCGGATATAAAAGGAAGCGTTGATACAGTAACTCTTTACGTGGGCTCTGAAAGGCTTGTTCAGATGGCGGATGAAATAATAGCTTTAAAACCAAAACGTATTATTGCAAATCCCGGCGCTGAATCGGAAGTTATGCGTAAAGCTGCTGAAAAAAACGGTATTGATTATGAAGAAGCGTGTACGCTTGTGCTTCTTTCGACGGGGCAGTTTTAA
- a CDS encoding DUF2892 domain-containing protein, translating to MFKPNEGKTDRIVRVVLGVGLVAAGFLMTGPAAIVLWVLGAISLITGAIGFCGLYALLGINTCPINKK from the coding sequence ATGTTTAAACCAAATGAAGGAAAGACAGACAGGATTGTAAGGGTGGTGCTTGGCGTAGGGCTTGTGGCAGCAGGTTTTCTTATGACCGGTCCTGCTGCAATTGTATTGTGGGTGTTAGGGGCAATATCGCTTATAACCGGGGCAATTGGTTTCTGCGGCCTATACGCGCTGCTGGGAATAAATACCTGCCCAATAAATAAAAAATAA
- a CDS encoding sulfur reduction protein DsrE, producing MKIGIVIASNDAETCWNAIRYGNFCLGKKEEVKIFFMGKGVEYQKISTDKFNTVEQAEKFLASGGKIFACGTCMKSREQESSDACPLSTMQDMYDIVKESDKVVSF from the coding sequence ATGAAAATTGGAATTGTAATCGCTTCAAATGACGCGGAGACTTGCTGGAACGCAATCAGGTATGGTAATTTCTGCCTTGGAAAAAAAGAAGAGGTAAAGATTTTTTTTATGGGCAAAGGCGTGGAGTATCAGAAAATAAGCACGGATAAATTTAACACGGTTGAACAGGCAGAAAAGTTTCTGGCATCCGGCGGAAAAATATTTGCCTGCGGTACCTGCATGAAATCGCGCGAGCAGGAAAGTTCTGATGCATGCCCGTTGTCCACAATGCAGGATATGTATGATATTGTAAAAGAAAGCGATAAAGTTGTCAGCTTTTAA
- a CDS encoding zinc transporter ZupT, with protein METNILFALSMSVIAGMSTAIGAAIAFISGSRGGKSLSFGLGLSAGVMVYVSFMEMLPHSARVSGPWISLAAFFGGMALTAIIDRIIPQAQNPHEVRSDASVKELKISGKHSKHKLMRTGLFTAAAITVHNFPEGFATFAAAASDVQLGITIAAAVAIHNIPEGISVSVPIYAATGDKKKAFLYASLSGLAEPAGAIIGWLILAPFLTPQFLGIILGAVAGIMIYISFDELLPTAREYGEGHTEIAGIAAGMAIMAVSLNLL; from the coding sequence ATGGAAACAAACATACTTTTTGCCCTTTCAATGTCAGTAATAGCCGGAATGTCAACCGCCATCGGCGCTGCCATTGCTTTTATTTCCGGAAGCAGGGGCGGAAAATCTTTGTCTTTCGGGCTGGGGCTGTCCGCGGGCGTTATGGTATATGTTTCTTTTATGGAAATGCTTCCGCATTCTGCGCGGGTATCCGGGCCGTGGATATCTTTAGCCGCGTTTTTTGGGGGGATGGCGCTTACCGCAATAATAGACAGGATAATACCCCAAGCGCAGAACCCGCACGAAGTAAGGTCAGACGCAAGTGTAAAAGAACTTAAAATAAGCGGAAAGCATTCAAAACATAAACTTATGCGTACCGGGCTTTTTACAGCGGCGGCAATTACCGTACACAATTTTCCGGAAGGATTTGCAACTTTTGCGGCTGCCGCAAGCGATGTACAGCTGGGCATTACAATTGCAGCTGCTGTGGCTATTCATAATATACCCGAAGGCATTTCTGTGTCTGTTCCCATTTACGCGGCCACAGGTGATAAAAAAAAGGCATTTCTATACGCTTCGTTATCAGGCCTGGCAGAGCCGGCAGGCGCGATTATCGGCTGGCTTATACTGGCGCCGTTTCTTACACCGCAGTTTCTGGGAATTATTTTGGGGGCTGTCGCGGGAATAATGATATATATTTCTTTTGATGAACTTTTACCCACGGCGCGTGAATACGGGGAAGGGCACACCGAAATAGCGGGTATTGCCGCGGGCATGGCAATAATGGCGGTAAGCCTTAATCTGCTTTAA
- a CDS encoding chromosome partitioning protein: MSVIDDIKNGAKGIKNIVAVASGKGGVGKSTVTANLAIALAKQGYKTAVVDADVYGPTMPSFFGIYQRPVMKDNKLIPVEKNGVKIMSIGFMLDDYSAVIWRGPMIMGAIKQFIADTEWGDIDIMLIDLPPGTGDAPLTICQALPLKGGLIVSTPQATAAKTAARAADLFRQMAVPILGAVLNMSYLICESCGKKNTVFPASGAALLKNEAGLDIIAELPFYDGFMEETVPGEISHIENNKAAAQAFDELAKKVVKACVL; encoded by the coding sequence ATGAGCGTAATTGATGATATTAAGAACGGCGCAAAAGGAATCAAAAACATCGTGGCGGTTGCAAGCGGCAAGGGCGGTGTGGGTAAATCTACGGTTACGGCAAATCTGGCGATTGCACTTGCAAAACAGGGGTATAAGACAGCGGTGGTTGATGCTGATGTTTACGGGCCAACCATGCCTTCATTTTTTGGAATATATCAAAGGCCTGTAATGAAAGATAATAAATTAATACCTGTTGAAAAAAACGGGGTTAAGATAATGTCAATAGGATTTATGCTGGACGACTACTCTGCCGTTATCTGGCGCGGGCCAATGATTATGGGGGCGATTAAACAGTTTATAGCCGATACAGAGTGGGGAGATATTGACATAATGTTAATTGACCTTCCGCCCGGCACAGGCGACGCGCCTTTGACAATATGCCAGGCGCTGCCTTTAAAAGGCGGGCTTATTGTTTCCACCCCGCAGGCTACCGCTGCAAAAACGGCTGCCCGCGCCGCTGATTTGTTCAGGCAGATGGCAGTTCCAATACTTGGGGCTGTCCTTAATATGTCATATTTAATATGTGAATCGTGCGGGAAAAAAAATACGGTGTTCCCGGCAAGCGGCGCGGCGCTTCTTAAAAACGAAGCAGGGCTTGATATTATAGCCGAACTTCCTTTTTATGACGGTTTTATGGAAGAAACAGTTCCCGGTGAAATCAGCCATATTGAAAATAACAAAGCTGCGGCGCAGGCTTTTGATGAACTTGCAAAAAAAGTGGTAAAGGCGTGCGTATTATAA
- the trxA gene encoding thioredoxin, giving the protein MEINVNSGSFKKQVIESKEPVLVDFWAEWCMPCKMVAPALSQIAKEYNGKLTVAKVNVDDSPELAGMYGVSGIPTMAIFKDGKIVDRIVGALPKQHIIQAIKPHLAA; this is encoded by the coding sequence ATGGAAATCAACGTAAATTCAGGCAGTTTTAAGAAACAGGTAATAGAATCAAAAGAACCGGTGCTTGTGGACTTCTGGGCGGAATGGTGTATGCCGTGTAAAATGGTGGCGCCCGCGCTGTCCCAGATAGCAAAGGAATATAACGGAAAATTAACAGTGGCAAAAGTAAACGTGGATGATTCACCGGAGCTTGCCGGAATGTACGGTGTTTCAGGCATACCCACGATGGCAATTTTTAAAGACGGAAAGATAGTGGACCGTATAGTGGGCGCGCTGCCAAAGCAGCACATAATTCAGGCAATAAAACCGCACTTAGCGGCTTAA
- a CDS encoding ferric uptake regulation protein translates to MAENRCKRQGALHGKFKGCGYRMTTARQAVLDVLSESKEHLSAEEIFTLAKKKNSDIGLTTIYRTTELLSAQGLIHRFDFGDKRARFELADSSKGHHHHLVCTSCNKIIDYDDFIDEEVKLLKETEAKLGKKYAFKIEGHLIQFHGKCKKCAE, encoded by the coding sequence ATGGCAGAAAACAGGTGCAAAAGGCAGGGCGCGCTTCACGGAAAGTTTAAAGGGTGCGGTTACAGGATGACAACGGCAAGGCAGGCTGTACTGGACGTGCTGTCTGAATCAAAAGAACACTTAAGTGCCGAAGAAATATTCACCTTGGCAAAAAAGAAAAACTCCGATATAGGGCTTACCACTATATACAGGACAACCGAACTGCTTTCAGCCCAGGGACTTATTCACAGGTTTGATTTTGGCGACAAAAGGGCGCGTTTTGAACTTGCGGATTCCTCCAAAGGGCACCACCATCACCTTGTCTGTACTTCATGCAATAAAATTATTGATTATGACGATTTTATTGATGAAGAAGTTAAGCTTCTTAAAGAAACAGAGGCAAAGCTGGGAAAAAAATACGCATTTAAGATAGAAGGCCACCTTATACAGTTTCACGGCAAATGCAAAAAGTGCGCTGAATAA
- a CDS encoding catalase: MGNEKKDEKKLTTAAGAPVADNQNVMTAGKRGPQLLQDVWFLEKLAHFDREVIPERRMHAKGSGAFGTFTVTNDISKYTKAKIFSEAGKKTEMFVRFSIVAGERGAADAERDIRGFAMKFYTEEGNWDLVGNNTPVFFMRDPLKFPDLNHAIKRDPRTNLRSALNNWDFWTSLPEALHQVTITMSDRGIPLSYRHMHGFGSHTFSMINAKNERVWVKFSIKTQQGIKNMTDQEAEAAIGKDRETHQRDLYDAIEKKDFPKWTMYIQVMTEEQAVKSPYHPFDLTKVWPHGDYPLIEAGVIELNKNPENYFADVEQSAFNPANIVPGIGFSPDKMLQGRLFSYGDAQRYRLGVNHNQIPVNKSRCPFLNMFHRDGQMRVDGNYGGTPGYEPNSFGHWQEQKEFKEPALELYGAADHWDHREDTDYYSQTRALFKLMNSEQKKALFENTARSVGGAPKFIQLRHIGNCLKADLEYGKGVAKALGIQESELPKV; encoded by the coding sequence ATGGGGAATGAAAAAAAGGATGAAAAAAAACTGACTACTGCAGCGGGCGCGCCTGTTGCTGACAATCAGAATGTAATGACGGCAGGCAAACGAGGGCCTCAGCTTCTTCAGGATGTATGGTTTCTGGAAAAGCTGGCGCACTTTGACAGGGAAGTGATACCGGAACGGCGTATGCACGCGAAGGGTTCCGGCGCTTTCGGCACATTCACGGTAACTAATGATATATCAAAGTACACAAAGGCAAAAATATTTTCCGAAGCAGGCAAGAAAACAGAAATGTTCGTGCGTTTTTCAATTGTTGCGGGTGAACGGGGCGCGGCAGACGCGGAGCGCGACATACGCGGTTTTGCGATGAAGTTTTATACGGAAGAAGGAAACTGGGACTTAGTTGGAAACAATACGCCGGTATTTTTCATGCGCGATCCGCTGAAATTTCCGGATCTTAACCACGCCATAAAGAGGGACCCGAGGACAAATTTAAGAAGCGCCCTTAATAACTGGGATTTCTGGACATCATTGCCTGAAGCCCTTCATCAGGTGACAATAACTATGAGCGACCGTGGAATTCCGCTAAGCTACAGGCACATGCACGGATTTGGCAGCCATACCTTCAGTATGATAAACGCAAAAAATGAAAGGGTATGGGTGAAATTTTCTATTAAAACACAGCAGGGAATAAAGAATATGACAGATCAGGAAGCCGAAGCCGCAATAGGAAAAGACCGTGAAACTCACCAGCGTGATTTGTATGACGCGATAGAAAAAAAGGATTTTCCAAAATGGACAATGTATATCCAGGTTATGACCGAAGAACAGGCTGTAAAGTCGCCATATCACCCGTTTGATTTGACAAAAGTATGGCCGCACGGCGATTACCCGCTTATTGAAGCCGGTGTTATAGAACTTAATAAAAATCCGGAAAATTACTTTGCCGATGTTGAACAGTCCGCGTTTAATCCCGCTAATATTGTGCCGGGTATTGGTTTTTCGCCCGATAAAATGCTTCAGGGCAGGCTGTTTTCTTACGGCGACGCTCAGCGTTACAGGCTTGGAGTAAACCATAATCAGATACCTGTCAACAAATCCAGGTGCCCGTTTCTTAATATGTTTCACCGCGACGGGCAGATGCGTGTTGACGGAAATTATGGCGGCACCCCCGGCTATGAACCAAACAGTTTTGGCCACTGGCAGGAGCAGAAAGAATTTAAAGAACCCGCGCTTGAGCTTTACGGCGCCGCGGACCACTGGGACCACAGGGAAGACACAGATTATTACAGCCAGACAAGGGCGCTTTTTAAACTTATGAACAGTGAACAGAAAAAAGCGCTTTTTGAAAATACAGCCCGTTCTGTCGGAGGCGCGCCAAAATTTATCCAGCTTCGCCATATTGGCAACTGCCTGAAAGCAGACCTTGAATACGGCAAAGGCGTTGCAAAAGCGCTGGGGATACAGGAAAGCGAACTTCCAAAAGTTTAA
- a CDS encoding transcriptional repressor — translation MLLRFNIKMEQNMDKDKSFSSFLEKKSLKKTRGRDIIVKAAASIKGHFDAEQLLDAVKKIDVKTSRASVYRTIPLLVKAEIVEESIQKDGRRIYEFSQGNGHHDHMICVKCGAILEFHDNVIEKHQELIAKKYNFKMTGHRLEIKGLCSRCKK, via the coding sequence ATGCTATTGAGATTCAATATCAAAATGGAGCAGAACATGGATAAAGATAAATCGTTCAGCAGTTTTCTGGAAAAGAAGTCCCTTAAGAAAACCCGGGGCAGGGACATAATTGTAAAAGCTGCCGCTTCTATTAAGGGTCACTTTGACGCGGAACAGCTGTTAGATGCGGTAAAAAAAATTGATGTTAAAACATCAAGGGCTTCTGTTTACCGTACCATCCCGCTTCTGGTAAAAGCTGAAATAGTGGAAGAAAGCATCCAGAAAGACGGGCGCAGGATATATGAATTTTCACAGGGAAACGGCCATCATGACCATATGATTTGCGTCAAATGCGGCGCCATACTGGAATTTCATGATAATGTGATTGAAAAGCATCAGGAACTTATAGCCAAAAAATATAATTTTAAGATGACCGGACACAGGCTGGAAATTAAAGGGCTGTGCAGCAGGTGTAAGAAGTAG
- the feoB gene encoding ferrous iron transport protein B, giving the protein MPDKKIIKVAFAGNPNSGKTSLFNAIAGTNLKVGNWSGVTVEKYEAEMEYGDYILSFVDLPGTYSLTAYSPEETVARDFIESKAADVIVNVADGTNLSRSLYLSVQLLEMEPKMIMALNMYDEVEEKGIKIEFKMLQQLLGSHVIPVSAAKKTGIESLLSHIVRLYEGKITPPDGKITYSQEVEEAVLKIQTIIESDPFMSSKAKPRLASIKLLENDANMYKLARHSPAWIRLESALPVIMNGLEAAVKTSIQKKIAEDRYAFVRGAFKETVVEKEEEKKSATDIIDSLLINRILGLPVFFVIMWLIFQMTFTLGEVPMKWIEIVFSKLGEAAGAGIKNNLLRSVIVDGVLAGVGGVLAFVPNILLLFLGLSFLEATGYMARAAFVVDKAFHKIGLHGKSFIPMVTGFGCSVPAFMACRTLKNRGDRLATMMVIPFMSCGAKLPVYILLIGAFFPENAAGNILFGVYLFGILVAVASAKLFKSTVFKGQSEPFVMELPVYRLPSLESVFAQMWLKAWMYIKKAGTTILAASLIIWFVSNYPVNHKLAAQYGEKITAVEISENVSADKKKEEILKLKNELAAGELEYSFAGKFGKFIEPVIRPLGFDWRIGVALTAGLAAKEIVVSTMGTIYSLGDSADDSSSLKERLRSDPSYSPAAALSLVIFVLLYIPCLAATAVFHKEIGQLKVTLFYIGYSMSVAWILSFVVYRAALLVM; this is encoded by the coding sequence ATGCCTGATAAAAAAATAATAAAAGTGGCTTTTGCCGGAAACCCTAATTCCGGAAAGACCTCGCTTTTTAACGCTATAGCCGGAACCAACCTTAAGGTGGGCAACTGGTCCGGGGTTACGGTTGAAAAGTATGAAGCAGAGATGGAATATGGTGATTATATATTAAGTTTTGTTGACCTTCCCGGAACGTATTCGCTTACCGCGTATTCACCTGAAGAAACGGTGGCAAGGGATTTTATAGAATCCAAAGCTGCCGATGTAATTGTGAACGTGGCAGACGGCACAAACCTTTCACGCAGCCTGTATCTTTCCGTGCAGCTTCTGGAAATGGAACCAAAGATGATAATGGCGCTTAATATGTATGATGAAGTGGAAGAGAAAGGCATAAAAATTGAATTTAAAATGCTGCAGCAGCTTTTAGGTAGTCATGTAATACCTGTGTCTGCCGCTAAAAAAACAGGTATTGAATCGCTCTTAAGCCATATAGTAAGGCTGTACGAAGGAAAAATTACGCCGCCGGACGGAAAAATTACTTACAGCCAGGAAGTGGAAGAAGCGGTTTTAAAAATTCAGACAATAATAGAATCGGACCCGTTTATGTCATCTAAAGCGAAACCAAGGCTTGCGTCAATTAAACTTCTGGAAAATGACGCCAATATGTACAAACTGGCGCGTCATAGCCCGGCATGGATAAGGCTTGAATCCGCGCTTCCAGTTATCATGAACGGCCTTGAAGCAGCTGTTAAGACGTCAATTCAGAAAAAAATCGCGGAAGACAGGTACGCGTTTGTGCGCGGCGCGTTTAAAGAAACGGTTGTTGAAAAAGAAGAGGAAAAAAAGAGCGCGACAGATATTATTGATTCCCTGCTTATTAACAGAATCCTGGGGCTGCCTGTGTTTTTTGTAATAATGTGGCTTATTTTTCAGATGACATTTACTCTTGGCGAAGTGCCCATGAAGTGGATTGAAATTGTTTTTTCAAAATTAGGAGAAGCAGCCGGCGCCGGAATAAAAAACAATTTACTGCGCTCTGTCATCGTTGACGGCGTGCTGGCGGGTGTCGGCGGAGTGCTTGCATTTGTCCCCAACATACTGCTTTTGTTTTTAGGGCTGTCTTTTTTAGAGGCTACCGGTTACATGGCGCGCGCCGCTTTTGTGGTGGACAAAGCTTTTCATAAGATAGGGCTTCATGGTAAATCTTTTATTCCCATGGTAACCGGGTTTGGCTGCTCGGTGCCCGCGTTTATGGCGTGCCGCACGTTAAAAAACCGCGGCGACCGCCTGGCCACCATGATGGTAATTCCGTTTATGAGCTGCGGCGCAAAACTTCCGGTATACATTCTTTTAATAGGGGCGTTTTTTCCGGAAAATGCCGCGGGAAATATTCTTTTCGGCGTATACCTGTTTGGAATACTTGTGGCTGTCGCGTCCGCCAAACTGTTTAAGTCAACCGTGTTTAAAGGGCAAAGCGAGCCTTTTGTAATGGAACTGCCTGTTTACAGGCTGCCGTCGCTGGAATCGGTCTTTGCGCAGATGTGGCTTAAGGCGTGGATGTATATAAAAAAAGCCGGTACCACAATACTTGCGGCTTCTTTAATAATATGGTTTGTTTCCAATTACCCTGTAAACCATAAACTGGCAGCGCAGTACGGCGAAAAAATTACAGCTGTTGAAATATCTGAAAATGTATCAGCAGATAAAAAGAAAGAAGAAATATTAAAACTTAAAAATGAACTTGCCGCGGGCGAACTTGAATATTCATTCGCCGGAAAATTCGGAAAATTTATAGAGCCCGTAATAAGGCCGCTGGGTTTTGACTGGCGTATAGGGGTGGCATTAACTGCCGGACTTGCGGCAAAAGAAATTGTGGTGTCCACAATGGGAACCATATATTCGCTTGGTGATTCCGCTGATGATTCATCGTCTTTAAAAGAAAGGCTGCGCAGCGACCCTTCTTACAGCCCTGCCGCGGCACTTTCGCTTGTTATTTTTGTGCTTTTATATATTCCGTGCCTTGCCGCGACAGCAGTGTTTCATAAGGAAATAGGGCAGCTTAAAGTAACCCTGTTTTATATAGGTTATTCTATGTCTGTAGCATGGATTTTATCTTTTGTGGTTTACCGCGCCGCACTTTTGGTGATGTAA
- a CDS encoding MFS transporter — MPKAEMTDDLKRAFQLVIFFGFVSLLGDIIYEGARSVNGPYLKTLSANAAMVGLIAGIGEFVGYALRLASGYFADKTKGYWVFTFLGYGLLITVPMLALTGVWQMAAVFMVLERLGKAVRAPAKDTILSSAAKRIGTGKGFAIQEVLDQFGALLGPLIFAGYFAATGGGVKTAIDYRHAYGIFIIPFILLMIFVWIAYTKVPDPSKLEPPKKDGDPETITKLFWIYNIFSFITAFGFISYAIMGFHFKAAGVISDVMIPLFYAAAMLADGAAAYAMGHWYDYLKEKLNHHGGGLVTLAAMPVLTALIPFLAFTNKPWLAFASAILWGVVMGAHETIMKAGIADITPMKKRGTGYGIFNFNYGIALFAGSWLAGILYEISLPVLCWGIAGVQVLALGVFFYMQKEIIADKT; from the coding sequence ATGCCAAAAGCTGAAATGACAGATGATTTAAAAAGGGCTTTTCAGCTTGTAATATTTTTTGGGTTTGTCAGCCTCTTGGGCGACATTATATATGAAGGCGCCAGAAGCGTAAACGGGCCTTATCTTAAGACACTTTCCGCAAATGCCGCAATGGTGGGTTTAATAGCCGGGATAGGCGAATTTGTAGGCTACGCGTTAAGGCTGGCATCCGGATATTTTGCGGATAAAACAAAAGGGTATTGGGTATTTACTTTTCTGGGCTACGGCCTTTTAATAACGGTACCCATGCTTGCGCTAACCGGTGTGTGGCAGATGGCTGCCGTGTTTATGGTATTGGAAAGGCTGGGTAAGGCGGTGCGCGCGCCGGCAAAGGATACTATTTTATCAAGCGCGGCAAAAAGAATAGGCACCGGAAAAGGTTTTGCTATTCAGGAAGTGCTTGACCAGTTTGGCGCGCTTTTAGGGCCTCTTATATTCGCGGGATATTTTGCGGCAACAGGCGGCGGGGTTAAGACCGCAATTGATTACAGGCACGCGTACGGTATTTTTATTATTCCTTTTATACTGCTTATGATATTTGTTTGGATTGCCTATACAAAAGTGCCTGACCCGTCAAAATTGGAACCGCCAAAAAAAGACGGCGACCCGGAAACAATCACAAAGCTTTTCTGGATATATAATATTTTTTCTTTTATTACCGCTTTTGGTTTTATAAGTTATGCAATCATGGGTTTTCATTTTAAGGCAGCCGGGGTTATATCAGACGTTATGATACCTTTGTTTTACGCCGCTGCCATGTTAGCGGACGGCGCCGCGGCTTACGCTATGGGGCACTGGTATGATTATCTTAAAGAAAAATTAAACCATCACGGCGGCGGCCTTGTCACTTTGGCGGCAATGCCTGTATTAACGGCTTTAATTCCGTTTCTGGCATTTACAAATAAACCATGGCTTGCTTTTGCGTCCGCCATATTATGGGGTGTTGTAATGGGAGCGCATGAAACAATTATGAAAGCGGGCATAGCGGATATTACACCCATGAAAAAACGCGGCACCGGGTACGGTATTTTTAACTTCAATTACGGCATCGCGCTTTTTGCCGGCAGCTGGCTTGCGGGAATCCTGTATGAAATTTCACTTCCTGTTTTGTGCTGGGGAATAGCCGGCGTGCAGGTGCTGGCGCTTGGCGTGTTTTTCTATATGCAAAAAGAAATTATAGCTGACAAAACTTAA
- a CDS encoding DoxX family protein, which produces MNKIKEIFSNKYLLYFLKLALGFIFVVASVGKIIDPAGFANDVYSYVILPSVFVPFFASVAPWVEFIAGILLMLDIMPRSNALIINAMLVAFIAAIAIDIYRGIEISCGCFDFLFPEEEIGINTIIRDIIMLAGGVIVMFFDHNEVKMYGMLKK; this is translated from the coding sequence ATGAATAAAATAAAAGAGATTTTTTCAAATAAATACCTGTTATATTTTTTAAAACTTGCGCTTGGTTTTATTTTTGTCGTGGCAAGCGTGGGAAAGATTATAGACCCTGCCGGTTTTGCCAATGACGTGTATTCGTACGTTATTCTGCCGTCGGTATTTGTTCCGTTTTTCGCCTCTGTGGCGCCATGGGTGGAATTTATCGCGGGTATTTTACTTATGCTGGATATAATGCCAAGAAGCAACGCGCTTATAATAAACGCAATGCTTGTTGCTTTTATAGCGGCAATTGCCATTGATATTTATAGGGGCATAGAAATATCCTGCGGGTGTTTTGACTTTCTTTTCCCGGAAGAGGAAATAGGAATTAACACCATTATAAGGGATATTATAATGCTTGCAGGCGGGGTTATTGTGATGTTCTTTGACCATAACGAGGTAAAGATGTACGGTATGTTAAAAAAATAA